The Actinomycetota bacterium genome has a window encoding:
- a CDS encoding transposase, which yields KAMDRFIEDFAKWPKAVAKITKDRENLLAFYDFPAEHWIHLRTSNAIESTFAPVRARTNVTKGPGSREAGMAMVFKLLEAAEGRWRKVNAPHLVALVRAGAKFVNGKLVEREATKGKDAA from the coding sequence CCAAGGCGATGGACCGGTTCATCGAGGACTTCGCGAAGTGGCCCAAGGCCGTCGCCAAGATCACCAAGGACCGGGAGAACCTGCTCGCGTTCTACGACTTCCCCGCCGAGCATTGGATCCACCTGCGGACGTCCAACGCGATCGAGTCGACGTTCGCTCCCGTGCGTGCACGGACCAACGTGACGAAGGGACCGGGGTCGCGCGAGGCGGGGATGGCGATGGTGTTCAAGCTGCTCGAGGCCGCGGAAGGGAGATGGAGAAAGGTCAACGCACCTCATCTGGTTGCGCTCGTGCGTGCAGGCGCGAAGTTCGTGAACGGCAAGTTGGTTGAACGAGAAGCAACGAAGGGGAAGGACGCCGCGTGA